The Sphingobacteriales bacterium nucleotide sequence AAATTGTTGATTGGTTGTTTGGTGCTAATATATTATAAGCTATAGCAATCGTATTTCTAGCTGTATGTGCATCAGGATTTACACCAATGGAAAAAGCTGATTGTCTGGCATCAGAAAATCCGAAAGATGGCGAATGGCAAGAAGCACAACTTATGCCTTTTGGTTCAGACAATTGTTTGTCGAAGAAGATAAACTTTCCAAGCTTTGCAGTGTCCGAAAGAAATTTATCATTAGCAATAAATTCTTCATCATTAGAGAAATAAAAAGACGCAGAATTATCTTTACATGATTGTAGAAAAATAATACCCAAAATTGGTAATGCAATTTTAAACCAATTCTTGCTCATCAACCAAGTTGTTTTGTATAGCATATACAATAATTTCGGAAGTAGATTTTAGTTTCAACTTCTTCATGATATTTTTTTTGTGCGTATATACAGTGTGTGTACTCAAAAACAAATGGTCTGCAATTGTTTTAGCATTCCAACCTTTTGATGTAAGTCTAATGATTTCAGATTCTCTTGATGATATATTTAATGCTGTACAATTGTCATCTTCTTTGTGAAGATGTTTGTCTATAATAATGTCAATTACTTTGTGACATAAGAATTTTTCATGATTTGCAGTTGCTTCAATAGCATTGATAATTTCCTCATCATCGCATTCTTTAGTCAAAAATCCTTTAACACCATCGTTAATTGATTTTAAGATAGTTTCTTTATTATTGTCTGTTGATATAACTAGAAATTCAGTATTTGGATGTTTTTTCTTAATTGTCTGAATAATATCTACATTAAAATGATTGGGTTGAGCATAATCAATAATAATAATATCAGCCTTATTTTTCTCTAAACTACAAAGCAACTTTTCTGCATTTTCTGCTTCATCAATACATTCAATATGGTTGACTTCTGAAATTATTTTATTCAAGCCAATTCTTATTAGCATCTGAGCATCAGCAATAATTACTCTAATCTTGCTCTTCATAATTTATAAAGAATGTTTTTTATGTAGAATAAATCTACTTAAAGATTTTTGTTTTACCAACAGAATGCAATATTAATTAACTTTAGATACACAAACATAACAGTACAAGAAAATATACCTTTGGTAATTTTTTTTTCTAAAGTGGTGTTTTTTGTAAAATAAAGTTTAATTTAGCACCCTAAATTTACATGTAATTATGTCTGACATAGCAGCACGCGTAAAAAAAATAATCATAGAAAAGTTGGGTGTAGAAGAAACAGAAATTACTCCAGAGGCTAACTTCGAGATGGATTTAAAAGCAGACTCACTAGAAACAGTTGAATTGATAATGGAATTTGAGAAAGAATTCAATATCGTAATTCCAGATGAGCAAGCAGATAAAATAAAAACTGTAGGCGAAGCTATTGCATTTTTGGAAGCTAATGTATAATTAGCACGTTTTGGATATTGCCAACAACATCATATATAAAATACTTAATTTATGAATAATGTAGTTGTGACAGGCTATGGTGCAATTACGCCAATTGGAAATAGTATTTTAGAGTTTAGTAAAAATCTATATAATGGTGCATCTGGTGCATCTACAATTTCACGATTTGATACAACAAAATTCGCAACAAAATTTGCTTGTGAAGTAAAGAATTATACACCAACTGATTTTTTTGAACAAAAAGAAGTAAGGAAATATGACTTATTTACACAATATGCTTTAGTAGCAACAAAAGAAGCCATAGAATTTGCTGGGTTAAATGATATTAGTAAAATAGATAAACATAGAATAGGTGTTATTGCAGCTTCTGGAGTTGGTGGCATAGCTACATTCCAAGAAGAAATGTATCAATACTGGCAACACCAACAGCCACGTTATTTCAGTCCATACTTTGTTACAAAGATGATAGTAAACAACATTGCAGGACAT carries:
- a CDS encoding response regulator transcription factor, producing MKSKIRVIIADAQMLIRIGLNKIISEVNHIECIDEAENAEKLLCSLEKNKADIIIIDYAQPNHFNVDIIQTIKKKHPNTEFLVISTDNNKETILKSINDGVKGFLTKECDDEEIINAIEATANHEKFLCHKVIDIIIDKHLHKEDDNCTALNISSRESEIIRLTSKGWNAKTIADHLFLSTHTVYTHKKNIMKKLKLKSTSEIIVYAIQNNLVDEQELV
- a CDS encoding acyl carrier protein; the encoded protein is MSDIAARVKKIIIEKLGVEETEITPEANFEMDLKADSLETVELIMEFEKEFNIVIPDEQADKIKTVGEAIAFLEANV